A single window of Aminivibrio sp. DNA harbors:
- a CDS encoding PTS transporter subunit IIC — protein sequence MAGTASSPFRGYLIKVLNGMALGLFSSLIIGLILRQCGQLLSLPHLEHFGRVAQLLMGPAIGAGVAFAVGAPPLGIFSSLIAGAVGAGTFSGTAAAVGEPVGALAASWAGAEVSRRVAGKTSVDIVLVPAATIVAGGAVGVVAGPAVARMMYWLGSAINAAAALHPFPMGIVLSVAMGMILTLPISSAALSISLGLSGLAAGASTTGCCCQMIGFAVASFRENGTGGLIAQGLGTSMLQIPNIIRNPWIWVPPTAAAAVLGPLSTVVFRMENSPVGAGMGTSGLVGQVSTLAVMGSSAWPGILLLHFLLPAVLSLLFSEILRRTGHIRPGDMKFEK from the coding sequence ATGGCAGGAACGGCGTCTTCTCCTTTTCGGGGGTACCTGATCAAGGTCTTGAACGGGATGGCCCTCGGCCTTTTTTCCTCCCTCATCATCGGTCTTATCCTCCGGCAGTGCGGCCAACTGCTCTCCCTCCCCCACCTCGAACACTTCGGCCGGGTCGCCCAGCTCCTCATGGGCCCCGCCATCGGCGCCGGGGTTGCATTTGCCGTCGGGGCACCGCCCCTGGGCATTTTTTCCTCTCTCATCGCCGGGGCCGTGGGTGCAGGGACCTTTTCCGGCACTGCCGCCGCCGTAGGCGAGCCTGTGGGCGCCCTCGCGGCCTCCTGGGCGGGAGCGGAAGTGTCCCGGAGGGTCGCCGGAAAAACGAGCGTGGATATCGTGCTCGTTCCCGCCGCCACCATAGTCGCCGGCGGCGCGGTGGGTGTGGTCGCTGGTCCTGCGGTCGCCCGGATGATGTACTGGCTCGGCAGCGCCATCAACGCCGCCGCCGCCCTTCACCCCTTTCCCATGGGGATTGTCCTTTCCGTCGCCATGGGAATGATCCTCACCCTGCCCATCAGCAGCGCCGCCCTGTCCATTTCCCTGGGGCTTTCCGGCCTTGCCGCGGGAGCCTCCACGACGGGGTGCTGCTGCCAGATGATCGGCTTCGCCGTGGCGAGTTTCCGGGAGAACGGAACGGGAGGGCTCATCGCCCAGGGGCTGGGCACCTCCATGCTCCAGATTCCCAACATCATACGGAACCCTTGGATCTGGGTTCCCCCCACTGCGGCGGCGGCCGTGCTCGGCCCCCTTTCCACCGTGGTCTTCCGGATGGAGAACAGCCCCGTCGGTGCCGGCATGGGAACCAGCGGCCTGGTGGGACAGGTCTCCACCCTCGCTGTCATGGGCTCCTCAGCCTGGCCGGGGATTCTGCTGCTTCACTTCCTTCTCCCCGCTGTACTTTCTCTTCTCTTCTCGGAAATTCTCAGGAGGACGGGACACATCCGGCCCGGCGACATGAAATTTGAAAAATAA
- a CDS encoding transcription repressor NadR: protein MKTDERRRMIAAELSGAGEAVTGSDLASRFGVSRQVIVQDMAVLRAEGLPVTATPRGYILMRPEGTGKLVKTVVTRHRDYESMEEELLIMVGCGAKVLNVIVEHPLYGEITGNLMLSTPADVARFMESIRKSAGEPLSSLTGGVHLHTLEVDGEEVWERLLVRLDEKNYLPEGK from the coding sequence ATGAAGACCGATGAGCGGAGGCGGATGATCGCCGCAGAACTCTCCGGGGCGGGAGAGGCGGTCACGGGAAGTGACCTGGCCTCCCGGTTCGGCGTCAGCAGGCAGGTGATCGTCCAGGACATGGCGGTGCTCCGGGCGGAAGGCCTTCCCGTGACGGCCACCCCCAGGGGCTATATCCTGATGCGCCCCGAAGGGACGGGAAAGCTTGTGAAGACCGTGGTCACAAGGCACAGGGACTACGAATCCATGGAGGAGGAGCTCCTGATCATGGTGGGCTGCGGGGCGAAGGTGCTCAACGTCATCGTGGAGCATCCCCTCTACGGGGAAATCACCGGCAATCTCATGCTCTCCACTCCCGCCGACGTGGCCCGTTTCATGGAGTCCATCAGGAAGAGCGCAGGGGAACCTCTCTCCTCCCTGACGGGGGGCGTTCACCTCCACACCCTGGAAGTGGACGGCGAGGAGGTATGGGAGCGTCTGCTCGTCAGACTCGATGAAAAGAACTACTTGCCGGAGGGAAAATAA
- a CDS encoding response regulator has product MKNSPRSGSEGIPFPGEDVVSFLLSYIGETDDIVTVKDRNLTILYLNSAGAAFLGVSQEEGKGRRCFELLGRQEPCSGCLSAPAAETGRFQLREVFIPERDAWFEVKSRPVRNADGETVALVEVHRDCSERKRAKEKLVGAMSELEAKNRELEEERKRAEGLAEEAGRAENVKSAFLANMSHEIRTPLNGILGMTDLLLDSPLPKEQEECAETIRRSAEHLLSLVDEILDLSKLEAGKLVLESVPFDLREMVEDLVTETAVRGAGKGLDTAFSVDPSVPSVLQGDPVRTRQILGNLLGNAVKFTLSGEVRLDVSPVDSGIKGLVLRFSVSDTGIGVPENAAGTLFQPFSQGDPSMTRRFGGTGLGLSICRRLVEAMGGSLGMTPRSGGGSVFWCELPFGRVPFGEAEDLPVDQHLMGLPVVLAGGGASWQAEASGLAGKWLCSVRSADSPEDLRNLLEKRFGRDGEGRCAVFIDRDLLRKEAAWAPTRLPADLRRGALFFSVDPPGTFPETGYLLREGLAGRISAPIRRGPFREAVLSAAETDRGKGQGSPGGSEQTGSSRSALLPARVLIADDSRVNRMVAERMLQKLGCSVTGAADGEEALRILETERFDIVLMDVQMPGKDGLDVTSALRSPEWTGCNGSVPVIAMTAHALPGDREKCLAAGMDDYLPKPVRFRDLEEKLSIHLSRRRPEQSDAPAEGIDGVYCREEAVRRLNIEGEELDALAGEYLEDALEILDRMADAEERGDGKAAAEAAHTLKGMSANIGAERVRAAAWRAEKSWREDGNGAPMAEVLRTELRNFGNVLGRVRERRNRHEDR; this is encoded by the coding sequence GTGAAAAACAGCCCGAGGAGCGGAAGTGAAGGAATTCCCTTTCCCGGAGAGGACGTGGTCTCCTTTCTCCTCTCCTATATCGGAGAAACGGACGACATCGTTACGGTGAAAGACAGGAACCTGACCATTCTCTATCTCAACAGTGCGGGGGCCGCCTTCCTCGGGGTTTCCCAGGAAGAAGGGAAGGGCCGCAGGTGCTTCGAGCTGCTCGGAAGGCAGGAACCTTGCAGCGGATGCCTGTCTGCGCCTGCGGCTGAAACGGGGCGGTTTCAATTGCGGGAAGTGTTTATCCCGGAGAGGGACGCATGGTTCGAGGTGAAGAGCCGGCCGGTCCGGAACGCCGACGGCGAAACGGTTGCCCTGGTGGAGGTTCATCGGGACTGCTCGGAAAGGAAAAGGGCGAAGGAGAAGCTTGTCGGGGCTATGAGCGAGCTTGAGGCGAAGAACAGGGAGCTGGAGGAGGAGAGAAAACGGGCCGAAGGCCTGGCCGAGGAGGCCGGAAGGGCGGAAAATGTGAAAAGCGCCTTCCTGGCGAACATGAGCCACGAAATCCGCACTCCGCTGAACGGAATCCTCGGGATGACCGATCTCCTTCTGGATTCACCCTTGCCGAAGGAACAGGAAGAATGCGCCGAGACCATACGGAGGAGCGCCGAACACCTGCTGTCGCTGGTGGACGAAATCCTCGACCTGTCGAAGCTTGAGGCGGGAAAGCTTGTCCTGGAATCGGTCCCCTTCGATTTGAGAGAGATGGTGGAAGATCTGGTCACAGAGACGGCGGTTCGGGGAGCGGGAAAGGGGCTTGACACGGCCTTTTCCGTGGACCCTTCCGTTCCGTCCGTCCTGCAGGGCGACCCGGTGCGTACCCGCCAGATACTGGGGAACCTCCTGGGGAACGCCGTGAAATTCACGCTGTCCGGTGAGGTGCGGCTGGACGTCTCTCCCGTGGATTCGGGAATCAAGGGTCTCGTGCTTCGCTTTTCCGTGTCCGACACGGGCATCGGTGTTCCTGAAAACGCTGCGGGGACGCTCTTTCAGCCCTTTTCCCAGGGAGATCCTTCCATGACCCGCCGGTTCGGGGGGACGGGACTTGGCCTTTCCATCTGCAGGAGGCTCGTGGAGGCCATGGGAGGATCCTTGGGAATGACCCCCCGCAGCGGCGGCGGATCGGTTTTCTGGTGCGAACTGCCCTTCGGCAGGGTACCCTTCGGCGAGGCGGAAGACCTGCCGGTGGACCAGCACCTAATGGGGCTTCCCGTGGTTCTGGCGGGGGGCGGGGCCTCCTGGCAGGCTGAAGCGTCCGGCCTGGCAGGGAAGTGGCTCTGTTCCGTCCGGAGCGCGGACAGCCCGGAGGACCTGAGAAACCTGCTTGAGAAACGGTTCGGGAGAGACGGGGAAGGGCGGTGCGCCGTTTTCATCGACCGGGACCTGCTGAGAAAGGAAGCGGCCTGGGCTCCAACCCGGCTCCCGGCTGACCTCCGGAGGGGTGCCCTGTTCTTTTCCGTAGACCCCCCGGGGACATTCCCGGAGACGGGGTACCTTCTCCGGGAGGGGCTCGCCGGCCGGATAAGCGCCCCGATACGGCGGGGGCCCTTTCGTGAAGCCGTTCTCTCCGCTGCTGAGACTGACCGGGGAAAGGGGCAGGGTTCCCCCGGCGGCTCTGAACAGACGGGAAGTTCTCGGAGTGCTCTTCTCCCGGCCAGGGTTCTGATTGCCGACGACAGCCGTGTGAACAGAATGGTGGCGGAACGGATGTTGCAGAAGCTCGGCTGTTCCGTCACCGGGGCGGCGGACGGAGAAGAAGCCCTCCGCATCTTGGAAACAGAGAGGTTTGACATTGTTCTCATGGACGTCCAGATGCCGGGAAAGGACGGCCTTGACGTCACATCCGCCCTTCGGAGCCCGGAATGGACCGGATGCAACGGCTCCGTTCCCGTGATCGCCATGACGGCCCATGCCCTGCCGGGAGACCGGGAGAAGTGTCTGGCCGCAGGAATGGACGATTATCTTCCGAAGCCGGTCAGGTTCAGGGATCTCGAAGAAAAACTCTCGATCCATCTGTCCCGGCGCAGGCCGGAGCAAAGCGACGCCCCGGCGGAAGGAATCGACGGAGTGTACTGCAGGGAAGAAGCCGTACGGAGGCTGAACATCGAGGGAGAGGAACTCGATGCTCTTGCGGGGGAATATCTCGAGGATGCCCTTGAGATTCTTGACCGGATGGCAGACGCGGAAGAGCGGGGGGACGGGAAGGCGGCGGCTGAGGCCGCCCACACCCTGAAGGGGATGTCGGCCAACATCGGGGCGGAAAGAGTCCGGGCAGCGGCCTGGAGAGCGGAGAAATCGTGGCGGGAGGACGGGAACGGCGCCCCTATGGCGGAAGTCCTCCGGACGGAACTCCGGAACTTCGGAAATGTTCTCGGCCGGGTCCGTGAAAGGAGGAATCGGCATGAAGACCGATGA
- a CDS encoding secondary thiamine-phosphate synthase enzyme YjbQ, with protein MRIHTEYLWFETKKRKELVRITPQLEQILGRSGVSDGMMLVSAMHITAGIIVNDDEPGIHRDIMEWLEKTAPEDPSYAHHRTGEDNGDAHLKRIMVHHQAILPVTGGKLDLGPWEQCFYAEFDGRRRKRVVVKIMGE; from the coding sequence ATGAGAATTCATACGGAATATCTGTGGTTCGAAACGAAGAAACGAAAGGAACTGGTCCGCATCACGCCGCAGCTCGAGCAGATTCTCGGGCGCAGCGGTGTTTCGGACGGGATGATGCTTGTCTCGGCCATGCACATCACCGCCGGGATAATTGTGAACGACGACGAACCCGGGATTCACCGGGACATCATGGAGTGGCTGGAGAAAACAGCCCCCGAGGATCCCTCCTACGCCCACCACCGCACGGGAGAGGACAACGGGGACGCACACCTGAAGCGGATCATGGTCCACCACCAGGCGATCCTGCCGGTGACCGGCGGAAAGCTCGATCTCGGACCCTGGGAACAGTGTTTTTACGCGGAATTCGACGGCAGGCGCAGAAAGCGCGTGGTCGTCAAAATCATGGGGGAATAA
- a CDS encoding S9 family peptidase, producing the protein MMKPILLLGTASLLVFSLFSSPARAAGELIPLEDFFRNPDRSGFQISPDGSRISWRASWERRMNIFVQKIGEETATRITSATERDILSYFWAGNDRILYLQDSGGDENYHLYAVDAGGSEARDLTPFEGVRATIVDRLDEIDDEVLIGMNRRDPRLFDVYRLNIATGELILLEENPGDIEEWMTDHEGKLRVAIRTEGVNQSLLYREREDYPFRTLLTTDFRESVSPLFFTFDNKKLYVSSNVGRNTSAIFVFDPEKAKNEELVFEHPEVDVYTLFLSKKRKVITGTGYTTDRFRYHFFDEERAGLQKELESRLPGYVVTVASMSKEEDRVLLHAGSDRTLGAYYFYDMKTKDFRKLADLSPWLPEDRLAPMKPVKYTARDGLTIHGYLTLPAGSDGRNLPVVINPHGGPWARDTWGYDSEVQFLANRGLAVLQMNFRGSTGYGRAFWEAGFKQWGRAMQDDITDGVKWLIEQGIADPDRIGIYGGSYGGYAVLAGLAFTPELYACGVDYVGVSNLFTLLETIPPYWELGRQMLYEQIGHPEKDRDLLKAVSPVFHADNIRAPLFVAQGANDPRVKKSESDQIVEALRARGVEVEYMVKDNEGHGFLNEENRFDFYRAMERFLAKHLGSLAEE; encoded by the coding sequence ATGATGAAACCTATTCTTCTTCTGGGAACGGCGTCTCTTCTGGTCTTCTCCCTTTTCTCGTCCCCGGCGCGTGCGGCCGGCGAGCTCATTCCCCTGGAGGACTTTTTCCGGAATCCCGACAGGAGCGGATTCCAGATATCCCCCGACGGGTCGCGCATATCCTGGCGGGCCTCCTGGGAGCGACGGATGAACATTTTCGTCCAGAAAATAGGAGAGGAAACAGCGACACGAATCACGTCCGCCACGGAACGGGACATCCTGTCCTATTTCTGGGCCGGGAACGACCGGATTCTCTACCTGCAGGACTCCGGCGGAGACGAAAACTACCATCTGTACGCCGTGGACGCCGGAGGGTCCGAGGCGAGGGATCTCACCCCCTTCGAGGGAGTCCGGGCCACCATCGTGGACCGTCTCGACGAGATCGACGACGAGGTTCTCATCGGGATGAACCGGAGGGATCCCCGGCTCTTCGACGTCTACCGGCTGAACATCGCCACCGGTGAACTGATCCTCCTCGAGGAAAACCCCGGGGACATCGAGGAGTGGATGACCGACCACGAGGGAAAGCTCCGGGTGGCCATCCGGACCGAGGGGGTCAACCAGTCCCTCCTCTACCGGGAAAGGGAGGATTACCCCTTCAGGACGCTCCTCACCACCGACTTCCGGGAGAGCGTTTCTCCCCTCTTTTTCACCTTCGACAACAAAAAGCTCTACGTCTCATCCAACGTGGGAAGGAATACATCGGCCATCTTCGTCTTCGACCCTGAAAAGGCGAAGAACGAGGAGCTCGTTTTCGAGCACCCCGAAGTGGACGTGTACACCCTGTTCCTGTCGAAAAAACGGAAGGTGATCACGGGAACCGGCTACACCACCGACCGGTTCCGGTACCATTTCTTCGACGAAGAGCGGGCGGGCCTCCAGAAGGAACTCGAGTCCCGCCTTCCCGGGTACGTCGTCACCGTGGCATCCATGAGCAAAGAGGAAGACAGGGTCCTCCTCCACGCGGGAAGCGACCGGACCCTTGGAGCATATTACTTTTACGACATGAAGACAAAGGACTTCCGGAAGCTGGCCGACCTCAGCCCATGGCTGCCGGAAGACAGGCTCGCCCCTATGAAGCCGGTGAAGTACACTGCCCGGGACGGACTCACCATTCACGGCTACCTCACCCTCCCCGCCGGAAGCGACGGAAGAAACCTCCCCGTGGTGATCAACCCCCACGGCGGGCCGTGGGCACGGGACACCTGGGGATACGACAGCGAGGTCCAGTTCCTCGCGAATCGGGGGCTCGCCGTGCTCCAGATGAACTTCCGGGGCTCCACGGGCTACGGCAGGGCCTTCTGGGAAGCCGGCTTCAAACAATGGGGACGGGCAATGCAGGACGACATCACCGACGGCGTAAAATGGCTCATTGAGCAGGGAATCGCCGATCCTGACAGGATAGGCATATACGGGGGCTCCTACGGCGGGTACGCCGTCCTCGCAGGGCTGGCCTTTACGCCGGAGCTTTACGCCTGCGGGGTGGACTACGTGGGGGTGTCCAACCTCTTCACCCTCCTGGAGACCATTCCTCCCTACTGGGAACTCGGACGGCAGATGCTCTACGAGCAGATCGGCCACCCCGAGAAGGACAGGGACCTGCTGAAGGCAGTTTCTCCCGTCTTCCACGCCGACAACATCAGGGCCCCCCTCTTCGTTGCCCAGGGAGCCAACGACCCCAGGGTGAAGAAGAGCGAATCGGACCAGATCGTGGAGGCCCTCCGCGCGCGGGGGGTGGAGGTGGAGTACATGGTGAAGGACAACGAAGGGCACGGCTTCCTCAACGAGGAGAACCGGTTCGACTTCTACCGGGCCATGGAGCGCTTCCTGGCCAAGCACCTCGGGAGCCTGGCGGAAGAATAG
- a CDS encoding bifunctional GNAT family N-acetyltransferase/carbon-nitrogen hydrolase family protein, whose amino-acid sequence MARKRYQHELELRQFTREDYDEVKRIMDRIYPKMGGAWSREQFLAMITRFPEGQLCIEDKGRVVAGAFSLVIDYSRFGDRHTYEEIVGDGTLKNHDPEGDYLYGIDIFVSPDYREKRLGRRLYDARKELCETLNLKGIIIGGRIPGYAEWAEKKTPQQYLRMVNNREISDPVLTFQISNDFHYKKMVENYWPEDYSSKGYGVIMEWNNIYYEERKRLISKVKTYMRLGVVQWQMRSFESFDDFLQQVEFFVDTQAGYNTDLMLFPELFNAPLLAQFDQEDPAEAMRSLAGYTAELRKSLVEMAVSYNINIVSGSVPELRNNRLYNVSFLCRRDGTWDQQYKLHITPDEYRYWGLQGGHDLQVFQTDVGKVGILICYDVEFPELSRYLAIKGMDILLIPFWTDTKNAYLRVRRCAQSRAIENECYVAIAGSVGNIPKVENMDIQYAQSAIFTPSDFAFPHDAVAAEATPNTEMALIADLDVELLKELRLQGSVRNLSSRRTDLYWIDWLKEKEREEQE is encoded by the coding sequence ATGGCCCGGAAACGGTACCAGCATGAACTGGAGCTGCGCCAGTTCACTCGTGAAGATTATGATGAAGTCAAGCGGATCATGGACAGGATATACCCTAAAATGGGAGGAGCCTGGTCCAGGGAACAATTCCTGGCGATGATCACCCGCTTTCCCGAGGGGCAGCTCTGCATAGAAGACAAGGGCAGGGTGGTGGCCGGTGCCTTTTCTCTCGTCATCGACTATTCCCGTTTCGGCGACAGGCATACCTACGAGGAGATCGTCGGCGACGGCACCCTGAAGAACCACGACCCGGAAGGGGATTACCTCTACGGCATCGATATCTTCGTGTCTCCGGACTACAGGGAGAAGCGGCTCGGCAGGCGCCTCTACGACGCCAGGAAGGAACTCTGCGAGACCCTGAACCTCAAGGGGATCATCATCGGCGGACGGATTCCGGGGTATGCCGAATGGGCGGAGAAGAAGACCCCCCAGCAATACCTCCGCATGGTGAACAACCGGGAGATCTCCGACCCCGTCCTCACCTTCCAGATCAGCAACGACTTCCACTACAAGAAGATGGTGGAAAACTACTGGCCGGAGGATTACAGCTCCAAGGGGTACGGCGTTATCATGGAGTGGAACAACATCTACTACGAGGAGCGGAAGCGGCTCATTTCGAAGGTGAAGACCTATATGCGCCTCGGGGTCGTCCAGTGGCAGATGCGGAGCTTCGAGTCCTTCGACGATTTTCTGCAGCAGGTGGAGTTCTTCGTGGACACCCAGGCGGGGTACAATACGGATCTCATGCTCTTCCCCGAGCTGTTCAACGCCCCTCTGCTGGCCCAGTTCGACCAGGAGGACCCGGCGGAGGCCATGCGGTCCCTGGCGGGATACACCGCCGAACTCCGGAAGAGCCTGGTGGAGATGGCGGTCTCCTACAACATCAACATCGTGTCCGGGAGCGTGCCGGAGCTTCGGAACAACCGGCTCTACAACGTCTCCTTCCTCTGCAGGAGGGACGGCACCTGGGACCAGCAGTACAAGCTCCACATCACCCCGGACGAGTACCGGTACTGGGGCCTCCAGGGAGGGCACGACCTTCAGGTCTTCCAGACGGACGTGGGGAAGGTGGGCATCCTCATCTGCTACGACGTGGAATTTCCGGAGCTCTCCCGGTACCTGGCCATCAAGGGAATGGACATCCTGCTCATCCCCTTCTGGACAGACACAAAGAACGCCTATCTCAGGGTGCGGCGCTGCGCCCAGTCCCGGGCCATCGAGAACGAGTGCTACGTGGCCATCGCCGGGAGCGTGGGGAACATCCCCAAGGTGGAGAACATGGACATCCAGTACGCCCAGTCCGCCATCTTCACGCCATCGGACTTCGCCTTCCCCCACGACGCCGTGGCGGCGGAAGCGACTCCCAACACGGAAATGGCCCTCATCGCCGACCTCGACGTGGAGCTCCTGAAGGAACTCCGGCTCCAGGGAAGCGTCCGGAACCTGTCAAGCCGCCGGACGGACCTGTACTGGATCGACTGGCTGAAGGAAAAGGAACGGGAAGAGCAGGAATAG
- a CDS encoding cupin domain-containing protein, with protein MAKPEMEFTDTLPLGQWRQVEGAEEGVFEKILSWDPDTGSLTRLVKFASGVRIPKTQVHDFCEEVFILEGYMVDTAKKLTAAPGYYACRPVGMVHGPYEIPVSCLCFETRYQDPARPLNPDCSLYGMKPE; from the coding sequence ATGGCAAAACCGGAGATGGAATTTACCGACACCCTGCCCCTGGGGCAGTGGAGACAGGTGGAGGGAGCGGAAGAGGGAGTCTTCGAAAAGATTCTCTCATGGGACCCTGATACGGGAAGCCTCACCCGACTGGTGAAATTTGCTTCCGGAGTACGGATTCCGAAGACCCAGGTCCACGATTTCTGCGAGGAGGTGTTCATCCTCGAGGGGTACATGGTGGACACGGCGAAAAAACTGACCGCCGCGCCGGGATACTACGCCTGCAGGCCGGTGGGCATGGTCCACGGGCCGTACGAGATCCCGGTATCGTGTCTCTGCTTCGAGACCAGGTACCAGGATCCGGCACGCCCGCTGAACCCCGACTGTTCTCTCTACGGAATGAAACCGGAATAA
- a CDS encoding TRAP transporter large permease, which translates to MLWIAGLFGVFLLGIPISFSLGATTLAGLLGMGLPLEVIVQRMFTGIDNFAFVAIPLFILAGNLMAVGGISKRITTFSEALVGHWPGGLGMVAIVASMIFAAVTGSAIAATAAIGALLISEMISKGYSPAYSASLVATAGSIGPIIPPSIPLVVYGVIVGSSIAKLFMGGVIPGLLMGFFLMIANWIISKRRGYVGREKRASAAELRQGLKDAVLALLMPVIIIGGIVGGIFTPTESAAIAVAYALLLGRLVYRELTWKKVVHAFIEAAITNGVILTVLMTASLFIWFMTVKMIPQSITQSLLQVIDTKWGALMVMNIILLIAGTFIDTTSALTIFVPLFLPLVKTFGIDLIHFGVMVAVNLTIGMCTPPLGVCLFVSCEIAGTSLREMFRDLVVMLIPLLALLLLITYVPAVVTWLPDFLGL; encoded by the coding sequence ATGCTCTGGATAGCCGGTCTTTTCGGCGTTTTCCTGCTGGGTATTCCCATCTCCTTCTCTCTGGGGGCCACAACCCTCGCAGGCCTTCTCGGCATGGGGCTGCCCCTTGAAGTCATCGTCCAGCGGATGTTCACCGGCATAGACAACTTCGCCTTCGTGGCCATCCCCCTGTTTATTCTCGCGGGCAACCTGATGGCCGTGGGAGGAATTTCGAAGCGGATCACCACCTTTTCCGAGGCCCTCGTCGGGCACTGGCCCGGCGGCCTCGGCATGGTGGCCATCGTGGCCTCCATGATTTTCGCCGCAGTCACAGGATCGGCCATAGCGGCAACGGCCGCCATCGGCGCACTGCTCATCAGCGAGATGATCTCCAAGGGGTATTCCCCGGCCTATTCGGCGTCCCTCGTGGCCACCGCCGGGTCTATCGGTCCCATCATCCCGCCGAGCATTCCCCTGGTGGTCTACGGCGTCATCGTGGGCAGCTCCATCGCGAAGCTGTTCATGGGCGGCGTCATTCCCGGTCTTCTCATGGGCTTCTTCCTTATGATCGCCAACTGGATCATAAGCAAACGGAGGGGCTACGTGGGGCGGGAAAAGCGGGCCTCGGCGGCGGAACTCCGGCAGGGCCTCAAGGATGCCGTTCTCGCCCTTCTCATGCCGGTGATCATCATCGGCGGCATAGTGGGGGGCATATTCACCCCCACCGAGTCGGCCGCCATCGCCGTCGCCTACGCCCTGCTCCTCGGCCGGCTGGTCTACCGGGAACTGACCTGGAAAAAGGTAGTCCACGCCTTTATCGAGGCGGCCATAACGAACGGGGTCATTCTCACGGTGCTCATGACGGCGAGCCTCTTCATCTGGTTCATGACGGTGAAAATGATTCCCCAGTCCATCACCCAAAGCCTGCTCCAGGTCATCGACACCAAGTGGGGCGCCCTGATGGTGATGAACATCATTCTGCTCATCGCCGGCACCTTCATCGACACCACCAGCGCCCTCACCATTTTCGTCCCCCTTTTCCTTCCCCTGGTGAAGACCTTCGGCATCGACCTGATCCATTTCGGCGTCATGGTGGCGGTGAACCTGACCATCGGAATGTGCACTCCGCCCCTGGGAGTCTGTCTCTTCGTCTCGTGCGAGATCGCCGGCACCTCCCTCCGGGAGATGTTCAGGGATCTGGTGGTCATGCTCATACCCCTTCTCGCCCTGCTGCTGCTCATAACCTATGTCCCCGCCGTGGTGACATGGCTGCCCGATTTCCTCGGGCTCTGA
- a CDS encoding TRAP transporter small permease translates to MKKIQTLFSVLTGICLAVVFAVTFGQVIQRYVFQLPMPWATDIIRIFFVYSVFFGMAVGVFKKAHLNIDVLVQVLPRRLKPWFDLLSNIVVCTFLSVVLRYSFSFMTANADQVTPYLLFPMSYVYMVIPFTVGFMVLFLVLDTVKLLGTMAAGRGNDSSSAGR, encoded by the coding sequence GTGAAAAAAATACAGACGCTTTTTTCCGTTCTCACGGGAATCTGTCTTGCCGTAGTCTTTGCCGTCACCTTCGGCCAGGTGATCCAGCGGTATGTGTTCCAGCTCCCCATGCCCTGGGCGACGGACATTATCCGGATTTTCTTCGTGTATTCCGTTTTCTTCGGCATGGCGGTTGGGGTGTTCAAGAAGGCCCACCTCAACATCGACGTGCTGGTCCAGGTGCTGCCCCGGCGGCTGAAACCCTGGTTCGATCTCCTGTCCAACATCGTGGTCTGCACGTTTCTGTCCGTAGTCCTGCGCTACAGCTTCTCCTTCATGACGGCCAACGCCGACCAGGTGACCCCCTACCTCCTTTTTCCCATGAGCTACGTGTACATGGTCATACCCTTCACGGTGGGCTTTATGGTCCTTTTTCTCGTGCTGGACACGGTGAAGCTCCTGGGAACAATGGCAGCGGGAAGAGGGAACGATTCCTCTTCCGCCGGGAGGTGA